GGCGGCGCGCGCCATATCAGGTCAAAGCGCGTCTTGCGGGCCTTTGGTATCAAGTCAGGGCCTTAAATAATTTGACCAAAGGATAAAATCGAACCAGACTGACCACTTATTCAGTCTTCAACAGGGACCAGATCAATGAAAAATCAACTGTTCGCAGTTTCGACCGCAGCTGCCGTTGCCGTGGCAGGGAGCTTTTCCATGGCTTCTGCCGATACACTCAGGCTCCTGACTTGGGGTGGCTATGCCCCTGAGGATGTAGTTGCCAAATTCGAAGCGGAAACCGGTCACACCGTCGAAGTGACCAAATCTAACAACGAGGAAATGATCGCCAAGCTGCGCGCCACGGGCGGCGGCGGGTTCGACCTCGCACAGCCAAGCCAAGACCGCATCGCAGGCCCACAGGCAGAATTCGGCATCTATAAGCCAATGGACATGACGCAGGTCAACACCGCGCTTTTCATTCCTTCGATGCTGGAAGCGACCAAAGGCAACACCACGGTGGGTGGCGACGTGTACGGTTTGCCTCATATCTGGGGAACCAGCGGGCTTGTCGTTGACACAAAAGCTGCCGGAATGATCAAGGATTACACCGATCTTTGCAGCGACGATGTTGCTGGCAAGGTATCGTATCGACTCAAGCGTCCAACGCTGATCGGCTTCGCCTTTTCCATGGGGCTCGACCCGTTTGCCGCCTATGGTGACGAGGCCGCCTATACCGACATCATGTCCAAGGTTGAAGCCAAGCTGATCGAATGCAAACCCGGCGTGAAAACCTATTGGGGGGGCGGTGATGAGCTGATGGGGCTGCTGCGCTCGGGCGAGGTTGTAGCGTCGATGGCGTGGGATACTGGTGGCTGGAAGCTCAATGCCGATAATCCCGACATCACTTTCGTGGCACCCGCCTCGGGTGCTCTAGGTTGGGTCGACACCTTTGCGCTTCCCGCAAAGGGCAAGGCCGATGAGGCCGCCTATGCCTGGATCAACTTCGTGATGCAGCCCGAGATAGCGGCGATGATCACCGCCGCCGCGGGTAATTTCACGGCATCCAAAGGGGCCGATGAGTTTGCCGCCGACGATCTCAAGGCACGCTATCAGGCCAGCTTCCCTCCGGAAGCCATCGACAACATCAAGTGGTATCCGCCGGTTCCTGCCGGGTTGGAAGCCATTGAAGGTGGTGTTCTGGATCGCGTCAAAGCGGCTCAATAATCGCCTACCATTCAAAGGCGCCTGGCTACTGATTGGCTGGGCGTCTTTTTTATATTTGCGGATACCCGATGACACCTGATCTTGAATGCAATGCGCTGACCAAACAGTTTTCCGGAGTGACGGCAGTTGACGATGTGTCATTTTCCGTGCCGCCGGGATCGTTTTTTTCAATTCTAGGCCCCTCGGGATGTGGCAAGACGACGGTCATGCGGATGATTGCTGGCTTTCTTGAGCCAACTGGTGGGGATATCTTGATCAGGGGAAAATCGGTGCTGAACGTGCCGCCCAACAAGCGCCCGGTAAACATGGTGTTTCAGCATCTGGCGCTGTTCCCCATGATGAACATTGCCGACAATATCGGCTATGGGCTACGCCGCGCCGGGATGCCGAAAGCGCAGATCGTGCGGAAGGTTGATGAAGCGCTCGAGCGCATCGGCCTTCCGGGCATTGGCGCGCGCAAGGTTGACGAACTGTCAGGTGGGCAAAAGCAGCGCGTGGCCATCGCCCGCTGTATGGTGCTGGAACCCGATGTGTTGTTGCTGGACGAACCGCTTGGTGCGCTTGATCTCAAGCTGCGCGAACGCATGAAGATTGAACTAAAAGCACTGCAATCGGCTTTTGACACCACCTTTGTCTATATCACGCATGACCAATCCGAAGCGCTGGTGATGTCCGACAATATCGCGGTGATGAATGAGGGCCGCTTTGAACAGATAGGTACGGCGCGCGATCTCTATTACCGCCCCAATACCGCGTTCGTTGCGGGGTTTGTCGGCGAAACAAATCGCTGGCGTGGGCGCGTCACACGGCTTGAAGGACAAGAAACGACGCTTGAAACCAACAACGGTGTTAAGCTTATCGGCACAACCAATGGCCATGCTCTCTTCGCGGGGGAAAACGCCGATGTGTTCGTGCGTCCTGAGGCGATCCGCATCGGCCATTCCGAGAACGAGCTTTCACGGTTCGACAACCGCTTTTCCGGAACGGTAACATCGCTGCTCTTTAACGGTGCTGCCAGCCGAGTTCTGGTAGCGGTTGAGGGCGGGACCGAGGAAATTGAGGTGAACCTGCCGCAATCGGGGGAGTTCGCCTCGCTGGCGCGCGGCTCGCAGGTGCATATCGGATGGGCCAGCGATCAGGCCAATTGTTTTGCGGCAGGAGGGGCCTGATGCGGACCGAGGCCAAGCTCGGACTGGCGCTTTTGCTGACGCCACTTCTGCTGTGGCTCACGTTCTTGATTTTCATCCCGCATATCGACATGTTCCTCGTGTCGCTGCGCGAACGGATCGGGGTTGGCGAGTATCAGACCAGCCTCGCCAACTATCTGACGTTCTTCAATGAACCGCTTTATCTCTGGACCTTTCTGCGCACCGCTATGATGTCATCTCTGGCGACGCTGATGACATTGATCATTGCTTTCCCCGTGTCCTACTACATCGCCAAAATGGTCAAAGGTCGGGTTCAATCGGCTCTGTTTCTGCTCTGCCTGGTGCCGTTTTGGGTGTCGGAACTGGTGCGCACCTTCGGCTGGATGATCCTGTTGCGCGAGACCGGAGTGTTTTCCAATCTTCTGCAATATGTCGGCCTCGTCGATGGGCCGGTCGAGATGCTTTACAATGACGCCGCGATCATGGTCGGGTTGGTCTATACCTCGATGCTGTTCATGGTCGTCCCACTTGTCACCACGCTTGAAGGCCTGCCTGATGAGGTGGTTGAAGCAGGCTATGATCTGGGTGGCAACGGGCTGAGCGTTTTGCGCGAAATCATCATTCCCTATGCTATGCCGGGGATCGTTTCGGGCTGTATCGTGGTCTTCATGCTCAGCCTCGGGAATTACCTGACCCCAACGATGCTGGGTGGCAAAGAAAGCCTATGGTTTACCGAACTGATATATTCGCAATTCATTGTGCGCTTCAATTGGGAACTCGGGGCGGCGTTTGGCTTCATGTTGCTGATGCTGTCGTCCGCGATTGTCTGGGGCATGCTTAAGCTGACCGGTCAATCGCTTGAAAAGACGATGGGATGAGCGAGGCAATGATATGATCCCTTCAATCCCACAGCCCAAGATCGTGACCGTGGCCTATACCGCCTATGTGGCGCTATTCTTCGTGTTTCTGGCACTTCCCCTCGTGGTTGTCGCGGTCTTTGCCTTCAACAATGGTCAATTCCCGTCGCTGCCATGGGAAGGATTTACCTGGAACTGGTTCTTTGGTTCCGAGCGCCCAATGATCGGGGTGTTTCACGAGCGCTCAATCCTACGGGCCATCGGCACATCGGTTTTCGTAGCGGGGGCGGTGTCGGCGCTTTCCGTATTCGTCGGGCTGACGAATGCGTTCTTATTCAACCGCTACCGATTCCGCGGGCAGAGCGTACTTTACGTGCTGATGCTGCTGCCGCTGGTCATCCCCGGTATCGTTCTGGGTATCTCGATTCTGGTGTTCTCAAGCCGCGTTGCCAACGGGTTATGGGATGGGTTTGAGCTGGATGTTGAAGTGCTCCGACCTGGCATATGGTTAGTCATCCTGGGTCAGTTCTCCTTTATAACTACCATCGCGACTCTGGTGATCGGGGCGCGCCTGCAGAAATTCGACCGCACGTTGGAAGAAGCCGCGCTGAACCTCGGGGCGGGCCAACTCACCGCTATCCGCACAGTGACCTTACCCTATCTGGCTCCGGCCATGATCGGTGCCTTCGTGGTCGCTTTCCTGATGAGCTTTGAAAATTTCAACACCACGTTGATGCTTGTCGGGTCGGACGCACCGCTCACAATCGCCATGTTCGACCGTCTGAAGGAAGGCTCGACTCCCTTGTTGAACGCAGTCTCGTTACTGTTGATGCTCGGCTCATCGTGTCTCGCGCTGGTCATGATTGTGTTTCAGCGACGTAGCTGAAAGCAGCCAATGTTTCCTGGACAACGCTTGAGAAAGGCTTCGTTCACTAAGATTCTCTGGTGGGGCGCGGCGTGGTGTCGCGGCTATCTGCGGGCTTCAGCACTGCAAATATGGTTAACGCTAACGAGAATCGCGCTCACCCAACTAGAAAAACCAGCTTTCAAGAATTAAGTCGACCATGAGCGATGACTAATTTCGCCACTGAAAAGCGGCATTTTTCGGCGCATCGAGTGTTAGATCGAAAACTGTGCAGTGAGAGCGGTTTAGCGGCTAGAAATGCGGAGGTCGTACACGAAACGGCCAATAGTCACTGCGGTTTAGCCACTGCAGCGTCGCTGCGCAGAGGGTGTCAGATATGGTCGCATCTGTAACAAACGGTGGCGAAGAGAATCCGTCTGATCTGTGATGATCATTCGCTGCGAAGGTGCTTCGCTAATCAAGGTTGGCAAAATGCGTCCTTGATTTAAATCATGTCGGGGCAAAATTTTTCACATAACCCTTCGTCAAGTAGCCCCGTGTTCTGGTTGATCCGGCAGCGGTCTTGGCAATCGACGCTTTGACCGAGTTTGATTCAAACGCTGGACGACCCTATCGCCGGGCCAACGATGGGAGGTTTGTTCGCACCCTATATGTGCATGTTCTGCACGAGGGGCAAGGCGATACAGCCTTGTCGCTCAGGGAGGATAACGAATGGTAAAGACAGAAGAAACCACAAAAGGTGCACCACCGCAGCCGCAGGAGCCTGTTCCGGCCATGCAGCGCATTCTGGATAATCCGTTTTTGCTTTTGTTCATCGGCGTCACGATGCCGACGGTGCTCTACGTCATTTGGGGGGTGATGGAAGTCGCCTCCGTTCCGATCGCAAACTGATCGCAAACCAGCCTGAAAGGTCGCATCATGGCCATCTCTCCTCCCGAAAACCGCCTTTGGTGGAAGGAACCGATCCACGGTATCGAACTGGCTTGGATTATCATTGCCTTCCTCTGGGGGCTGTTCATGTTCTTCTTTATGATTGCTTGGCACTTCATCGGCAATCAGAACCTGTCTACCGAAACCTATCGCGTCAATCCCGACAAGTTCGTCGAACAGGTCGAGGAATTTGCGAGCGAATACCAAAAGCTGGACGCCTCCGGCGAGGCGGTCGAAGTCGGAGGTCTGCCATTGGTCGCCCCGCCTGCGGGTGGCGACGTCTACATGCTGGGGCGGCTATGGGAGTGGTGGCCTGCGCTCGAATTG
This window of the Rhodobacteraceae bacterium LMO-JJ12 genome carries:
- a CDS encoding extracellular solute-binding protein translates to MKNQLFAVSTAAAVAVAGSFSMASADTLRLLTWGGYAPEDVVAKFEAETGHTVEVTKSNNEEMIAKLRATGGGGFDLAQPSQDRIAGPQAEFGIYKPMDMTQVNTALFIPSMLEATKGNTTVGGDVYGLPHIWGTSGLVVDTKAAGMIKDYTDLCSDDVAGKVSYRLKRPTLIGFAFSMGLDPFAAYGDEAAYTDIMSKVEAKLIECKPGVKTYWGGGDELMGLLRSGEVVASMAWDTGGWKLNADNPDITFVAPASGALGWVDTFALPAKGKADEAAYAWINFVMQPEIAAMITAAAGNFTASKGADEFAADDLKARYQASFPPEAIDNIKWYPPVPAGLEAIEGGVLDRVKAAQ
- a CDS encoding ABC transporter permease translates to MRTEAKLGLALLLTPLLLWLTFLIFIPHIDMFLVSLRERIGVGEYQTSLANYLTFFNEPLYLWTFLRTAMMSSLATLMTLIIAFPVSYYIAKMVKGRVQSALFLLCLVPFWVSELVRTFGWMILLRETGVFSNLLQYVGLVDGPVEMLYNDAAIMVGLVYTSMLFMVVPLVTTLEGLPDEVVEAGYDLGGNGLSVLREIIIPYAMPGIVSGCIVVFMLSLGNYLTPTMLGGKESLWFTELIYSQFIVRFNWELGAAFGFMLLMLSSAIVWGMLKLTGQSLEKTMG
- a CDS encoding ABC transporter permease, with protein sequence MIPSIPQPKIVTVAYTAYVALFFVFLALPLVVVAVFAFNNGQFPSLPWEGFTWNWFFGSERPMIGVFHERSILRAIGTSVFVAGAVSALSVFVGLTNAFLFNRYRFRGQSVLYVLMLLPLVIPGIVLGISILVFSSRVANGLWDGFELDVEVLRPGIWLVILGQFSFITTIATLVIGARLQKFDRTLEEAALNLGAGQLTAIRTVTLPYLAPAMIGAFVVAFLMSFENFNTTLMLVGSDAPLTIAMFDRLKEGSTPLLNAVSLLLMLGSSCLALVMIVFQRRS
- a CDS encoding ABC transporter ATP-binding protein; the encoded protein is MTPDLECNALTKQFSGVTAVDDVSFSVPPGSFFSILGPSGCGKTTVMRMIAGFLEPTGGDILIRGKSVLNVPPNKRPVNMVFQHLALFPMMNIADNIGYGLRRAGMPKAQIVRKVDEALERIGLPGIGARKVDELSGGQKQRVAIARCMVLEPDVLLLDEPLGALDLKLRERMKIELKALQSAFDTTFVYITHDQSEALVMSDNIAVMNEGRFEQIGTARDLYYRPNTAFVAGFVGETNRWRGRVTRLEGQETTLETNNGVKLIGTTNGHALFAGENADVFVRPEAIRIGHSENELSRFDNRFSGTVTSLLFNGAASRVLVAVEGGTEEIEVNLPQSGEFASLARGSQVHIGWASDQANCFAAGGA